In the genome of Variovorax sp. PAMC26660, the window CAGCGACACGCTCACTGGTGGCGCATCGTCCTATGACTGGCAAAGCCTTGCCGGCGCCTGCTTGACCGCAGGCACCAAATTGACCGGCACACCGATTCCGAAGTGCGTCGGCCTGCCTTACTACAGTGGCAAGACACTGGTGGGCGGTGTCTCGGGCTTGCTCGGAACCGACGGCGACCCGGACGGGCAAGGCGCATTGCGGCTCACCAACGGCGACACCGGCGCGGGCTCCAACGGCAACAACCAAACGGGCGCGGTCTATTCGAAGTTCTCATTTCCTTCGAACCAAGGCCTGGAGGTGACGTTCAAGACGGTGACCTATGGCGGCAACGCCTACAAGAATTCTGCCGGCCAGGCATCCGGTGCGGACGGCATCGCATTCTTCCTGGTCAACGCCGACCAGGTCACGAGCGTCGATGCGACCAGCAAGACCGGCGCCTTTGGTGGCAGCCTGGGTTACAGCTGTGCCAATGGCAAAAACGTTAACGACGGGCTGCTCGGCGCGTACGTGGGATTGGGCATTGACGAGTTCGGCAATTTTTCCAATCCTGGCGACAACACGGCCAGCGGTCCGGGTACGGGCCCTGGTCGGGTCAGCCTGCGTGGTGCGGGCAACATCCAGTGGACCTGGCTGAACACCAACTTCAAGAAGTACTATCCCGACTCACTCTCCTCGACCGACCAGCAGAGCGCCGTAGGCGCCACCTGCAGCACCGGTTTTCTGCAGAACTACAGCGGCGACATAATCGTTGACGCCAACAATAAATCCATCGGCAAAAAGAAATCTACGACCGAGCCGATCATCGACTACCCCCTGATCGCCTACAGCGATCTGCCAGCGGGATCGACGATCTACAACCAGCAAGCCACGGGCAAGCCACTTCGCGGCTCTGCAACACCGATTACCTACGGCCTGAAGATCACGCAGGACGGCCTGCTTAGTCTTTCGTACAGCTACAACGGCGGCACGGCCACGCCGGTGATCACGAACCAGTTCATCACTGCATCGAACGGCGCGTTGCCGTCGAAGTTCCGGTTCGGGTTCAGCTCCGGTACTGGCGGCGGCAGCAACGTGCACGAGATCATGTGCTTCAAGGCTGCGCAGATCAATACATCGGCGAGTTCGGCCGGTATCAACATCCAACAGTCTGCGAAGGTACAAGTGGGCACGCAGCTGTATCTGGCTTACTACCACCCGACGAACTGGTGGGGTCAGTTGACAGCGCAGAACCTCGTTCTCAATACGACGAACGACACGGTATCGATCAATCCGACGGCGAATTGGGACGCGAGTTGTGTTCTGACTGGCGGTAGTTGTAGCGCAACCGGCGCCACCAGCACCGCGGTTCAAGCATCGAGCAGCCGGAACATGCTGAGTTGGAATGGGTCCACAGGCATTCCCCTGACGTGGTCCAGCCTGACCACTGCACAGAAAACAGCGCTGGATCCTCAGGCGGTGTCGAACGGCAACTCCACGCGATTGGACTACCTTCGCGGTGATCGCACCAATGAAATCAATACGTCCGGCGTGGGTCTTTATCGAGTCCGCAACAGCGTGCTGGGCGACATCGTCAACTCCAGCCCGACCTGGGTCGGTGCGCCCAACCTTCCCTATCAGGACACGTGGAATGACGCGCTCTTCCCCACAGCCACCATGGCGGAAGGCTCGACGAGCTACGCCAAGTTCGCAAGCGACAACGCAACGCGAACCAATGTCGTCTACGTGGGCGCCAATGATGGGCTGCTACATGGCTTCCGCGCCGGCGCCTACGATGCAGCTGGCAATTTCGACACGACGGCGCTGAATGATGGTCGCGAGCTTGTCGCCTACATGCCGAACACCGCGCTGAAGACAATCCGCTCATCCACTCCTGCGCTCGACTACTCCTCTGCGCAGTACAGCCACAATGCCTTTGTCGACGCAACACTTGGAACTGGCGACCTTTACTACAGTGGCGCATGGCACACGTGGATCGTCGGCGGCCTGGGTGCGGGCGGCAACGCCACAGGTGTCGTCGGCGACCTGCTGGGCACCGCCAATGGCACGCTCTATGCGATGGACGTAACCAACCCCGGCAACTTCGTGGAATCAAAAGCGGGCAGCCTGGTCCTGGGCGAATGGGATTCGACCAATCTTGCGTGCAACGGCGACACCACGTCGGCCCTGTGCAAGGACAGCCTGGGCAGCGTCTATGGCACACCGATCATTCGCCGCCTGCATGACGGCAACTGGGCCGTCATCTTCGGCAACGGTTTCAACAGTGCGTCGGGCAAGGCCGGCATCTTCGTGATGACCGTTGACCAAGCCTCCGGCAGCAAGACTTTCCGCTTTCTCGAGGCCGCAGGCCCGGCCAAGAATACGGCCGGTGTAATCACGGCGCGCAACGGCATCTCGCAGGTGACGTCAGCTGATCTGGACGGCGACCATGTCACCGACTACGTCTACGCGGGCGATGTGTTCGGGAACGTGTGGCGCTTCGACCTGACGAGCAACAAGCCGACGGAATGGGCTGCTCGCTCATTGGCCGTCTTTTCGACTGGCGGCCCCCCCATCACCACGCGACTGACGGTGACGTCTGCGCTTGCCTCCTCGACCGCGCCGCGCGTCATCGTGAGTTTTGGCACGGGGCAGATCCTCCCGCAAACCCAGACCTCCGCGGCAACGCCGGCAACCGGCACGCAATCCCTGTTTGGCATCTGGGACTGGGACATGGATGGATGGAACGCAAAGAAAAGCACCCAGTACACGAGCCTGAAAAGCCCTCAGACCGTCAATGCCGCCGCACTGACTGCACAGGTCGCGACTGACGTCGCCTACACCAACGCAGACATCTCGGGCGTGCGTACCGTGACCCAGAACCCGATCTGCTGGAGCGGGTCCACGGCGTGCAAGACAGGCAACACCAAGTTCGGATGGAAGTTGCCGCTGCCCGGCACCAACGAGCAAATCATCTACAACCCGGTGATCGTCGACGGACTGTTGCTTGTCAATACGACGCTGCCGTCGGTCGCGAAAGTTCTGACCTGCGACGCTCAACCGGCCTCGGGCTTCACGATGGCCATTGCGCCCGACACTGGTGGTGCACCTCAGACCTCTTACTTCAGCGATGCCACGAACAAGTTCGTCACCGCCAACGGCCTCGTGGTATCGGGCATCGGCTTGAGCGGGGTGGGCTCTCCCTCCACGGTCAGCACGAATGGCAAGAAGTACCTCGTCACACAGACCGTCAGTGGCGCAGGCTCGGCGAAGCAGGTGAACCCTGGCGCCAATGGCAACGGCGGTCGCTTGACCTGGGTCAAGCGTCGTTGAGCTTCGCACGCAAGTAAGGAATCAGATGAAACACGCTTCTACCGCCGCAGTGCGCTGTCGAAACAAGGCCCGCGGCTTTACCTTGATCGAAATCATGATCGTGGTAGCGATCATTGGAGTGCTCAGTGCAATCGCGCTTCCGGCCTATCAGTCTTACGTTCTGAAGTCGCGAAGAGCCGATGCCAAGAATGCGGTTCTGGACATGGCAAGCCGCCAGGAGCGCTTCTTCAGCATCAACAACAAGTACACCGGCACCGCTGCAGATCTAGGCTATTCGGGCCTTCCGTTGGACGTCAATGCGAGCGGCTCCAGCTACTACAGCCTGAGCGTGACCACATCGACCGGCCCTGCGGGATTTGTCGCAAAGGCAACGCCGACCGGCACCCAGCAGAAAGACACCGAGTGCTACACCTTCCAGGTGGATCAAACAGGCGCCCAGTCCAACCTGAAAAGCGATGGAACCCAGCTGACGTCCACCAGCTGCTGGTAGCCTGATTTCATCAGGGCTGGCGAGAGTCCCGTGCTTTACTGTCCGGGCTCTCCGAAACCCACTCGGCATACTCCACCGGAAAGGCGATGCCGAACCGTTCCGCTTCGGATCGGGCTTCGTCGACCCGACCAAGCAGTTCCGCACTTTCAATGAGCTTGACGATGACCCGCGGCTCTGGCGAGAAATGCAGAAGTTTCCTGGCAAGCGCGTAGACCTCGGACGCATTCGAGCGGTCCACTTGCATCAGCGAGAGTTCGGCAAACCGCACTTGATTTTCAAAAAGCCACGAACCCTGCAGTTTGGCGAGCGTGTTGTCTTCGTACGCTGGCAAACGTTGGTCGCGCGGCAGATAAATCTGGCTGGTCCGGGCGTAGTCCCAACCAGCGTAGGCGACGATCAAACCCAAGGCGGCAGCCAACAACGCCGGTAGCGCACGAGCAACTCGCCCAGGCACCGAAAGGCTGGCTTTCGCAGGCCAGAGAATCCCGAGGCACAGCCCGAATACAAGCTGGAACGGCCCATACCAGAGCGGGTATTCGAGCAGGCTGTGCAGCACGATCACGCCGAGCAGCCCCCAGGCCATGACCCGGAACGGTTCGCGCTCGCGCCATGGTTGCGCGGCGATCACCAGCCAGAGAAAGTTACCGCAGATCAAGACAGCAGCCGGAATTCCGAGTTCCACTGCAAGATGCAATGGCAGGTTATGTGCGTTATCGAGAATCTCGACGAAGCGCGGCCCTGAATAGAGCGCGCTGTAGCTGTAATGGGCAAAACTCAGCTCTCCCCATCCCCAACCAGTCCACGGGCGTTCGGCGATCAGGCTCAAAACGTTTCCCCAGAGGATCCACCGACTGTGCCCCGCTGGGGCACCTTCGCTCAGACGCTGCACCATGCCGTCGAAACCACCCCCGGCGAGTTGTGGCAATGCCCAGGCGCTCAAGAAATACAGCGGGGCCAAGGACAAAAGAACGAAAGGGGGCGGCAGGTCAATTGCCGCTTTGTTTTTTTCTACCCCTTTGCGCTTTGCCAAGAACGCGGCCATGCTGACAATCAGTAGAAATTGAAGCAAACCGGTTCGCGAAGTTGATGCCGCTGCAGCCACTACGAGCAAGACGATGGCCCCTGCCCATGCAGAGCGCTGATATGCAGCGCTTCTGCGTCCCCCAGGGTAAAGCCAGAGCGCGGCGATCAAGGCCATGCTGATCAGGCTCGCGAATTGATTGCGCTGGCGTAGGTTCCCGAATGCTTGACCGACATCGGGCGCGGTGGTCCAGGGCGCAAAGGATCCAGTGAGCCCATAGTATTGAAGTAGCCCAAGCACTGCGCTGATCAAGCCCGCGCCCAGCAGCCCTTGAGCAAACGCGTGGTGCATACGGGTACCGCTGCATGCAAGTCCGGCACCAACGCAAGCAGCCATTCCGGTCGCAGCTATCGCAATGACGGCCGACAGCCAGAAGCCGACGCCAAGTTGATGGCTGTGGAGAAGAGCAATCGAAATTGCCACCGTCGCAAACCAAGTCATCAGCAACGGGCGAGGCAGGGGATATTTCGCACCGGCCAGCGGAACTGACAACAACGCGATACAAAGCCATGATGTCAGTTGCTGCCACGCACTGACCGAAGGGCCCGCGGAGATCGGAAACAGGAACGGCAGCGCGATCAATGTACTGCAGACAACTAACCGAGGATTTTCTCTGGGTGCGCCAGCGGACATCACGAAGGAGCTCATTAGAGGTATTTTGCCGACGCTCAACCACCCCAAATCTTTGCAGAATGACGGGCTGACCGTTCCATCTGAACGGCGGCTCAGGATCACTAAATAGCCAGCCCACTTTGACCAGCGTTGGGCCGCGCTCAGACTGCTGAGGGGCGAGAGGCCCAATTCAATAGCGACCGTAAACAGAGGTGGTGGAACACCAAACCACGCTGATACGGAGTGCAATGTCAGGAACGTCGCAGCCGGGAAATCACCTGCACTGGGCCAGCAGAACCTGAAGGGGCATTCTAGGCGCGCGGCCTCACTCAGGGCATCTGCAGTAACGCGAGTTTGGTACACCCTACAAAGCATTCAGCAATTGCGCTGCGGAACCGCTTCACAAGAACGTCGGCAGGCAAGAGCCTGTACAGCAAGACAGCAGTCTGAGAGTCGACCGGCTCACGTCTTCAATAATCAGACTGGGCTGTTTGTGGATCAGTAAGCCGATTAGACCTCTGCCGCCTCAAGCAGTCGCGGGTCTCAAGGCTAACTTCTCACTTGTGGCGCGGTTCGATGCTAAATACGGAGCAGGCTGCTGCGCAGTGTGTGATTGGAGGTCAACACAATGAAAAAAGCCGCCCGAAAGCGGCCTTTAGCAACGAGTAAAAAATTACGTCGCCGAGCTCGTCGGGCAAGCGACTTGCTCGTACTTCTTCGGCACGTCAGATAGGCAACTCCAAGTTCCGGAGGCATCGCGCGACCACACGATCTTCTTCCCGGCAATCACAGATGCTGCGTTGTTTCCGAACGTGGAGGTAAGGGTTGCCGAGCCATCCGTAAGGCCGCCGAAGGAAAGAATAGGTGCACCCATACCAGCCGGGGCGAGACCGCCGTTAACCGTGTTGGTGCCGGCCGAAACAACGAGATTAGATCCGGTTGCGGTACCCGCACAGCTGGTAGCACTCGCGGTCAACTTGCCGTTGATAACGCAGTCTTCGACGGCCGTCTTCTGGGAGCCGGTTTCACCAATAACGCGGGAAATCTGCGACTTGGCGACATAGGTCTGGTATTGCGGAATCGCAATGGCGGCCAAGATACCAATGATCGCCACAACGATCATCAATTCAATAAGGGTGAAACCCTTTTGCACATTGCGTGCGATAGAACGACGGTTCATTCATTAACTCCAGGTTGGTTTGTAGAGCCCGGGAACCAGCCCGGAGCGCAGTACCTTCCGCAGCATCCGTGCCACCCACCTTCAGAGCTCGGCACAGCCCAAACCCGTCATCTTTGTCCATCTTGGCGTTACACCAAGTGACACAACTTGCTTCAAGATGCTACAAGCGGTGACAAATTTGTCATGCCAGCGCACCCGAAACCGTCAGAAAGTCAGGATCCCATCCGCCTTGAGCCAGCGTATATCGCGCTGCGCCAAACCCGCCACCTGATGGTCTGCCAGTGCGCCGATCTGGCTCATGATTTCATCGGTTTCTGCCGGCTTGGTATGGGTGATGTAGATCGGGTATTGCTTCCCCGGATCGATATGCGCCAGCTCGTCCGCCAGCACGACCGGCGACAGATGCAGGCTGCGCTCAGCCAGCGCCTGTTCACGGCTGCTGAAGGCGGTCTCGATCACGAGCATGGCCACCTCGATTGCATTGACGCGATCCCAGAACGGCGCGTTGCGTTCGGTATCGCCGCTGAAGACCCAATGCGCCCCGCCCGAAGCTCGCCGCACCGCGAAACCGCAGGCCGGCACCGTATGCACAGCCGGCAGCACCTCGACCAGCTTGGGCGCGCAAGTGCCCAACTGCAGCATCTGCCCCACCGCAATATCGTGAAAGCTCACGAAAGGCGCCTCAAGGCTCGGAATGCTCTCGAAGTCGGGCCAGATGACGTTGTTGAACACATGCGCGCGCAGCGCCTCGATGGTGGCGCGCAGCGCATGCACACGCAGCGGCCGCGTGCGGCGGCTCCCCACGGCATCAAGCATCAGGGGCAACGCGGCAATGTGGTCGAGATGGCTGTGGGTCAGCACGACATCGTCGATGCCGGCCATCTCGTCGAGCGTGAGATCTCCGACCCCGGTGCCCGCATCGACGAGCAGGTCCGTGTCGACCAGAAACGAGGTGGTGCGGCAGTCTTTGGCAATGGCGCCCGAGCAACCCAGCACACGAACCTGCATTGTGAGAGACCCCTTGTATGTGTCTGTCGTCATTTGGTTTCGAACCGGGTTGCGCCGTCCCAATTCGGGTCTTGCGGTCGCAACGCCATTGAGGCTAAACGCTGGGCGTAGAGCTGGTAAAGGACTTTTTTGGCATCGGCCGCGAGCAGGGGTGCCAGCAAGTTTCGGCCCACCGCCCAGTCTTGCCGCCGATAGGCCGCGAGCACGCCGGCCCAGCGTTCGAGCAGTTGTTGCGTCTGTTTCACCGCGTCGGCCGTGCGTGCATCCAGGGGCGTAAAAACGGCAACGACTTGTGCCTTTCCCTTGACGCGCACGCTGTCGAGTTCTTGCCAGATGTAGTCGGGCGCCAGCTCGCGGGTCGCGCCGCTGGCCACGATCTCGACGCCGTAGTGCCCGCTCAGTCCTTCGAGGCGCGACGCCAGATTGACCGCATCGCCGACCACGGTGTAGCTGCGGCGCGCGGTCGAGCCCATGTCGCCCACGCTCATCACGCCGCTGTTGATGCCGATGCCCACGCTGATTTCGGGCCGGCCGCTGGCGCGGTGCATGCTGTTGATCTCGCGCACGGCCTCGGCCATGTCGAGCGCCGCGCGCACGGCCAGCGCCGCGTGGTCGGGCGTGTCGATCGGCGCGCCCCAGAAGGCCATGACGCAATCGCCCATGTACTTGTCGACGGTGCCGCGATGTGTGCTGATCACGTCGGTGAGTCGGCTGAAGACGGTATTCAAGAAAGCTTGCAGCTCGGCCGGCGCCATCTGTTCCGACAGGCGGGTGAAGTCGCGCATGTCGCAGAACATCACGGTCATCGGCTTGCTCTCGGCGCGCATGCTGTAGCGGTCGGGGTGCACGAGCATTTCGTTGACGAGCTGCGGCGGCACATAGGTGCCGAAGAGCCGCACGAGGCCTCGCCGCGCACGCGATTCGACGAAGTAGCCCCAGCTCATGTTGAGCACGAAAGCCAACGCCGTCGTGGCAAGCGCCGAGGCCAGCGGCAGCACGAGGCTCTCGCTCACGTAGAGCCAAGTGTTGACGCCGATCAGCGCGGCCGTCGTGCCTGCGGCGAGCAACACGGCGCGCGATGCGGACAGCAGCGACAGCCCGAACGCGAGCGCGAGGCCCGCGACCAGGATGGTCAGCACTTCATAGCCGGGCGCATAGTCCGGCACCGCGAGCAGGCGGTGATCGAGCAGGCCCGAGACGATGTTGGCATGCACCTCGACACCCGGAAACGCAGCGCCAACCGGCGTGGCACGCAGGTCCTGCAGGCCCGGCGCGGTGGCGCCCACGAGCACGATCTTGTCTTTCAGCTCACCCGGACCCAGTCGGCCTTCGAGCACGTCGGCCGCCGCCACATAGCGGAACGATCCCGCACCTGCACCGCCCGGTCCGCGAAACGGTACCTGCATGCTGGCGGACTGATCGACCGGAATGCGCAGGCGCCCGAGCCGCAGCGATTCGAGTCTGGGCACCTCGCCGCCGGGCGCGAAGGCCGGGCGCACCGGCGGCGAGCCGTTCGCCAGCCGGTAGACCGCGAGCCCCAGCGACTCGTAGTAGCCGGGCTGCGCTTGGTCGCCTTCGTAACGCGCGATGAGCGGCACGCTGCGAATGACGCCGTCGCCGCTGGCGCCGACCAGCGTGTTCAAAAAGCCCGCAGCGGGCGCGGCCTTCGCCAGCTCCGGCAGGCTGGCCCCGAAGCCGTTCCAGCTCGTGGCGTAGACGCCGCCTGCGGGAAAGGCATCGGGCGGCAAGAGCGGCGTGGCAGGCAACTGGCCCTTGGCACTCGGGGACCCTGTTCGCGTGAAGTAGTAGCCGAGCGCAACCCGCTGGCCGTTCAGCGCTTCGGCGAATGTGGCGTCGTGGTTCAGCGTGGGCGCGAGCCGCTCGATCTCCGCCGCAAGGCCCTGCATGTTGCGCAGCGGCCCGTTGGCAATCTCTCGCAGCCTGTCGAGGCCGGCGCTGCGGTCGGGCTCGAGGAACATGACGTCGAAGCCGAGCACCGCCGCTTGCTGGCGGGTCAGAAGCTCGGTGGTCAGGCGGGCGATCTTGTCGCGTGGCCAAGGCCACTGTCCCTGGCGCGAAAGGCTGGTGTCGTCGACATCAACGATCACGACGCGCGAATCGAGTGTGCGCGGCATGGTGGCGCGCAGCCGGATGTCGTAGATCAGGCGGTCAAGGCGCTCAAAGGCAGTCAACTGCCAAATGTCGGTCGCATGCGCCAGCGCCAGCAAAACCGGCAGCAGCGTGATGGCGATGCGCGGCCAATGCCGACGCAGCGTGCTCATCATGGCGCCCCGCCCGGACAACGAAGACCGCCGCGGCGGTCAAAAAAAAGGAAAGGCTCAGACCCGCACGAACTGCATGCGCGTCTTGTCGCCAAGCTCGAGCACGTCGAGCTCCTGCAAGGCGACCGCGTCGGTCCCCAGGAGCACGCCATTGAGCGTGACGCCGCCCACGGCGCTGGCCGCGACGTAGCCTTGCCGGCGGCGCGTGACGACGGCCACGGCAACGCCGGGCTTGCCGATGGTGGTGACCACTTTCTGCAGCGAGACGTCCTGTCCTTCGTTGGCGCCGGACAGCACACGCAGCACGGGAATACCGAGTTCAACGAGTGCCCCCGACTCCGTGGGCGCGGACGAGAGCGGCATGGACCCTGAAAACTCGCCAGACACCGTGCGGACCGAGCCCGGACCAATGGCCAGGTTGCTGCGCGCGCGGAAATGGATGCGGCAGCCCCCGACCTCGATGACATCGTTGTCCTGGAGCGCT includes:
- a CDS encoding pilin, which produces MNRRSIARNVQKGFTLIELMIVVAIIGILAAIAIPQYQTYVAKSQISRVIGETGSQKTAVEDCVINGKLTASATSCAGTATGSNLVVSAGTNTVNGGLAPAGMGAPILSFGGLTDGSATLTSTFGNNAASVIAGKKIVWSRDASGTWSCLSDVPKKYEQVACPTSSAT
- a CDS encoding FHA domain-containing protein; its protein translation is MPKMIISVDGVVIGQVALAKDRTTLGRRAYNDIVIDNLAVSGEHAVLHMSDGEVEIEDLNSTNGTYVNALAIQKQALQDNDVIEVGGCRIHFRARSNLAIGPGSVRTVSGEFSGSMPLSSAPTESGALVELGIPVLRVLSGANEGQDVSLQKVVTTIGKPGVAVAVVTRRRQGYVAASAVGGVTLNGVLLGTDAVALQELDVLELGDKTRMQFVRV
- a CDS encoding type IV pilin protein translates to MKHASTAAVRCRNKARGFTLIEIMIVVAIIGVLSAIALPAYQSYVLKSRRADAKNAVLDMASRQERFFSINNKYTGTAADLGYSGLPLDVNASGSSYYSLSVTTSTGPAGFVAKATPTGTQQKDTECYTFQVDQTGAQSNLKSDGTQLTSTSCW
- a CDS encoding CHASE2 domain-containing protein, translating into MSTLRRHWPRIAITLLPVLLALAHATDIWQLTAFERLDRLIYDIRLRATMPRTLDSRVVIVDVDDTSLSRQGQWPWPRDKIARLTTELLTRQQAAVLGFDVMFLEPDRSAGLDRLREIANGPLRNMQGLAAEIERLAPTLNHDATFAEALNGQRVALGYYFTRTGSPSAKGQLPATPLLPPDAFPAGGVYATSWNGFGASLPELAKAAPAAGFLNTLVGASGDGVIRSVPLIARYEGDQAQPGYYESLGLAVYRLANGSPPVRPAFAPGGEVPRLESLRLGRLRIPVDQSASMQVPFRGPGGAGAGSFRYVAAADVLEGRLGPGELKDKIVLVGATAPGLQDLRATPVGAAFPGVEVHANIVSGLLDHRLLAVPDYAPGYEVLTILVAGLALAFGLSLLSASRAVLLAAGTTAALIGVNTWLYVSESLVLPLASALATTALAFVLNMSWGYFVESRARRGLVRLFGTYVPPQLVNEMLVHPDRYSMRAESKPMTVMFCDMRDFTRLSEQMAPAELQAFLNTVFSRLTDVISTHRGTVDKYMGDCVMAFWGAPIDTPDHAALAVRAALDMAEAVREINSMHRASGRPEISVGIGINSGVMSVGDMGSTARRSYTVVGDAVNLASRLEGLSGHYGVEIVASGATRELAPDYIWQELDSVRVKGKAQVVAVFTPLDARTADAVKQTQQLLERWAGVLAAYRRQDWAVGRNLLAPLLAADAKKVLYQLYAQRLASMALRPQDPNWDGATRFETK
- a CDS encoding pilus assembly protein, producing the protein MTSKQFRLACTAPFLGMLAFSAHAQLVISDTLTGGASSYDWQSLAGACLTAGTKLTGTPIPKCVGLPYYSGKTLVGGVSGLLGTDGDPDGQGALRLTNGDTGAGSNGNNQTGAVYSKFSFPSNQGLEVTFKTVTYGGNAYKNSAGQASGADGIAFFLVNADQVTSVDATSKTGAFGGSLGYSCANGKNVNDGLLGAYVGLGIDEFGNFSNPGDNTASGPGTGPGRVSLRGAGNIQWTWLNTNFKKYYPDSLSSTDQQSAVGATCSTGFLQNYSGDIIVDANNKSIGKKKSTTEPIIDYPLIAYSDLPAGSTIYNQQATGKPLRGSATPITYGLKITQDGLLSLSYSYNGGTATPVITNQFITASNGALPSKFRFGFSSGTGGGSNVHEIMCFKAAQINTSASSAGINIQQSAKVQVGTQLYLAYYHPTNWWGQLTAQNLVLNTTNDTVSINPTANWDASCVLTGGSCSATGATSTAVQASSSRNMLSWNGSTGIPLTWSSLTTAQKTALDPQAVSNGNSTRLDYLRGDRTNEINTSGVGLYRVRNSVLGDIVNSSPTWVGAPNLPYQDTWNDALFPTATMAEGSTSYAKFASDNATRTNVVYVGANDGLLHGFRAGAYDAAGNFDTTALNDGRELVAYMPNTALKTIRSSTPALDYSSAQYSHNAFVDATLGTGDLYYSGAWHTWIVGGLGAGGNATGVVGDLLGTANGTLYAMDVTNPGNFVESKAGSLVLGEWDSTNLACNGDTTSALCKDSLGSVYGTPIIRRLHDGNWAVIFGNGFNSASGKAGIFVMTVDQASGSKTFRFLEAAGPAKNTAGVITARNGISQVTSADLDGDHVTDYVYAGDVFGNVWRFDLTSNKPTEWAARSLAVFSTGGPPITTRLTVTSALASSTAPRVIVSFGTGQILPQTQTSAATPATGTQSLFGIWDWDMDGWNAKKSTQYTSLKSPQTVNAAALTAQVATDVAYTNADISGVRTVTQNPICWSGSTACKTGNTKFGWKLPLPGTNEQIIYNPVIVDGLLLVNTTLPSVAKVLTCDAQPASGFTMAIAPDTGGAPQTSYFSDATNKFVTANGLVVSGIGLSGVGSPSTVSTNGKKYLVTQTVSGAGSAKQVNPGANGNGGRLTWVKRR
- a CDS encoding PglL family O-oligosaccharyltransferase, whose product is MSSFVMSAGAPRENPRLVVCSTLIALPFLFPISAGPSVSAWQQLTSWLCIALLSVPLAGAKYPLPRPLLMTWFATVAISIALLHSHQLGVGFWLSAVIAIAATGMAACVGAGLACSGTRMHHAFAQGLLGAGLISAVLGLLQYYGLTGSFAPWTTAPDVGQAFGNLRQRNQFASLISMALIAALWLYPGGRRSAAYQRSAWAGAIVLLVVAAAASTSRTGLLQFLLIVSMAAFLAKRKGVEKNKAAIDLPPPFVLLSLAPLYFLSAWALPQLAGGGFDGMVQRLSEGAPAGHSRWILWGNVLSLIAERPWTGWGWGELSFAHYSYSALYSGPRFVEILDNAHNLPLHLAVELGIPAAVLICGNFLWLVIAAQPWREREPFRVMAWGLLGVIVLHSLLEYPLWYGPFQLVFGLCLGILWPAKASLSVPGRVARALPALLAAALGLIVAYAGWDYARTSQIYLPRDQRLPAYEDNTLAKLQGSWLFENQVRFAELSLMQVDRSNASEVYALARKLLHFSPEPRVIVKLIESAELLGRVDEARSEAERFGIAFPVEYAEWVSESPDSKARDSRQP
- a CDS encoding 3',5'-cyclic-nucleotide phosphodiesterase, which gives rise to MQVRVLGCSGAIAKDCRTTSFLVDTDLLVDAGTGVGDLTLDEMAGIDDVVLTHSHLDHIAALPLMLDAVGSRRTRPLRVHALRATIEALRAHVFNNVIWPDFESIPSLEAPFVSFHDIAVGQMLQLGTCAPKLVEVLPAVHTVPACGFAVRRASGGAHWVFSGDTERNAPFWDRVNAIEVAMLVIETAFSSREQALAERSLHLSPVVLADELAHIDPGKQYPIYITHTKPAETDEIMSQIGALADHQVAGLAQRDIRWLKADGILTF